The following are encoded together in the Drosophila takahashii strain IR98-3 E-12201 chromosome X, DtakHiC1v2, whole genome shotgun sequence genome:
- the Septin1 gene encoding septin-1, with translation MADTKGFSSIETPGYVGFANLPNQVHRKSVKKGFEFTLMVVGESGLGKSTLVNSLFLTDLYPERIIPDAIEKQKQTVKLEASTVEIEERGVKLRLTVVDTPGFGDAIDNSNSFGAILEYIDEQYERFLRDESGLNRRNIVDNRIHCCFYFISPFGHGLKPLDVEFMKKLHSKVNIVPVIAKADCLTKKEILRLKCRIMQEIESHGIKIYPLPDCDSDEDEDYKEQVKQLKEAVPFAVCGANTLLEVKGKKVRGRLYPWGVVEVENPDHCDFIKLRTMLITHMQDLQEVTQEVHYENYRSDRLAKGIKGKENGVKADRDRDSNSQVVANTLGEKDRILQEKEAELRRMQEMLAQMQARMQAQQ, from the exons atggccGATACAAAGGGC TTTTCCAGCATCGAGACTCCCGGCTATGTGGGCTTCGCTAACTTGCCCAACCAGGTTCATCGCAAGTCCGTGAAAAAGGGCTTCGAGTTCACGCTGATGGTGGTGGGCGAATCCGGACTGGGCAAGTCCACGCTGGTCAACAGCCTCTTCCTCACCGATCTCTATCCCGAGCGCATCATTCCGGATGCCATAG AGAAACAAAAGCAGACGGTGAAGCTGGAGGCATCGACGGTGGAGATCGAGGAGCGCGGCGTCAAGCTGCGACTGACGGTGGTGGACACACCCGGATTCGGCGATGCCATCGACAACTCCAACAGCTTTGGCGCCATACTCGAGTACATTGACGAGCAGTACGAGCGCTTCCTGCGCGACGAGAGTGGCCTCAACAGACGCAACATTGTGGACAATCGCATTCACTGCTGTTTCTACTTTATATCGCCCTTTGGCCATGG CCTAAAGCCCCTCGACGTGGAGTTCATGAAGAAGCTGCACTCGAAGGTCAACATTGTGCCCGTGATCGCCAAGGCCGATTGCCTGACGAAGAAGGAGATCCTGCGCCTCAAGTGCCGCATTATGCAGGAGATCGAGAGCCACGGCATCAAGATCTACCCACTGCCAGACTGTGATtccgacgaggacgaggactaCAAGGAGCAGGTGAAGCAACTGAAGGAAGCAGTGCCTTTCGCCGTCTGCGGCGCCAACACTCTGCTCGAGGTCAAGGGCAAGAAGGTGCGCGGCCGCCTCTATCCGTGGGGCGTGGTCGAGGTGGAGAATCCCGATCACTGCGACTTCATCAAGCTGCGCACCATGCTGAT CACCCACATGCAGGACCTGCAGGAGGTGACGCAGGAGGTGCACTACGAGAACTACCGCTCCGACCGGCTGGCCAAGGGCATCAAGGGCAAGGAGAACGGCGTGAAGGCCGATCGGGACCGGGACAGCAACTCGCAGGTGGTGGCCAATACACTGGGCGAAAAGGATCGCATTCTGCAGGAGAAGGAGGCCGAGCTGCGGCGGATGCAGGAAATGCTCGCTCAAATGCAGGCGCGCATGCAGGCCCAGCAATGA
- the LOC108065718 gene encoding uncharacterized protein → MEKADKKELRRQFLEEEQLKKLDAGVAARKCCGDALREFDEQSHEAWLLQCPKGTDPRQLAGKRIKLPGKKRVGDLRVRAVSYSAPQSETLGYVSGKGKYSLRKLPLAGYVVVSKRRNAKQTDEGQEEQVYPATAVPPKFVFRERHPLFGRDYKQRIELPKEIAKSLSQADKKNLETKARLSRTDNYYKIRSTLMTTTQTLAQKEHDVRQSVLTGFAPKFMNSKPTYEAYQEQSDAEDVKDSIVLDSAEEAGPTKKHKKSKTNGHKLVEIKEEEEEESIAPKKRKKHKSNGEIPDDVVEVVEEEEVTERKKQKKRKSNGQVLGNETTEEVIAPKKHKKSKLIPVNGNNLEEDKDLVTIVIEDNDVEGPPRKRKKLKAVE, encoded by the coding sequence ATGGAGAAGGCCGACAAGAAGGAGCTTCGCCGCCAGTTcctggaggaggagcagctcaAGAAGCTGGACGCTGGCGTGGCGGCGCGAAAGTGCTGCGGCGATGCGCTGCGCGAGTTCGACGAGCAATCCCACGAAGCCTGGCTGCTGCAGTGTCCCAAGGGCACGGATCCCCGCCAGCTGGCCGGCAAGCGCATCAAGCTGCCCGGCAAGAAGCGCGTGGGCGACCTCCGGGTGCGGGCGGTCAGCTACTCGGCGCCGCAGAGCGAAACCCTGGGCTATGTGAGCGGCAAGGGGAAGTATTCGCTCCGGAAACTGCCCCTCGCTGGCTACGTGGTGGTCAGCAAGCGGCGGAATGCCAAGCAAACGGACGAGGGTCAGGAGGAGCAGGTCTATCCCGCCACTGCAGTGCCGCCAAAGTTCGTCTTCCGTGAGCGGCACCCTTTGTTCGGGCGCGACTACAAGCAGCGCATCGAATTGCCCAAGGAGATTGCCAAATCCTTGAGCCAGGCGGACAAGAAGAACCTGGAGACCAAGGCCCGGCTGTCGCGCACTGATAACTACTACAAGATCCGCAGCACGCTGATGACCACCACCCAGACGCTGGCGCAAAAGGAGCACGATGTGCGGCAGTCGGTGCTCACCGGATTCGCACCGAAATTCATGAACTCCAAGCCCACCTATGAAGCCTACCAGGAGCAGTCAGACGCTGAGGATGTCAAAGATTCCATTGTACTGGATTCGGCGGAGGAAGCGGGCCCCACCAAGAAGCACAAGAAGTCAAAAACCAACGGGCATAAGCTGGTGGAgatcaaggaggaggaggaggaggagtccaTTGCCCCCAAGAAGCGAAAGAAGCATAAATCAAATGGGGAAATCCCCGACGATGTGGTGGAAGTagtcgaggaggaggaggtcacCGAGCGGAAGAAGCAAAAGAAGCGTAAATCAAATGGCCAAGTCCTTGGCAACGAAACCACAGAGGAAGTCATTGCGCCAAAGAAGCACAAGAAGAGTAAATTAATCCCTGTGAATGGAAACAATCTGGAGGAAGACAAGGACCTGGTCACCATTGTCATCGAGGACAACGATGTGGAGGGCCCGCCGCGAAAACGCAAGAAGCTGAAAGCCGTAGAGTGA
- the Mpv17 gene encoding mitochondrial inner membrane protein Mpv17, with product MSGLKVFLKEGFNVAAVMGLGDVIAQFGVEKKSLDEWDAGRTLRFGALGMVFVGPVLRRFYGFLESRVPKTYTPIRRGAIKMLVDQGLFVPPFALAMSFLVPLVNGEPMDKIRQRIIDTYPTILVRNYMLWPAAQMINFSFVPLGYQVIYVQCVALVWNCYLSIVLNK from the coding sequence ATGTCGGGACTCAAGGTGTTCCTGAAGGAGGGCTTTAATGTGGCGGCGGTGATGGGTCTGGGCGATGTGATAGCCCAGTTTGGCGTCGAGAAGAAGTCGCTGGACGAGTGGGATGCCGGCCGAACGCTTCGTTTTGGCGCCCTGGGGATGGTGTTTGTGGGTCCGGTGCTCCGGCGATTTTACGGCTTCCTGGAGTCGCGGGTTCCCAAGACCTACACCCCGATCCGCAGGGGAGCCATCAAGATGCTGGTCGACCAAGGCCTCTTCGTGCCCCCCTTTGCGCTGGCCATGTCCTTCCTGGTGCCGCTGGTCAATGGCGAGCCGATGGACAAAATCCGTCAGCGCATCATCGACACCTACCCCACCATCCTGGTCCGCAACTACATGCTCTGGCCAGCCGCCCAGATGATCAACTTCAGCTTCGTGCCGCTGGGCTACCAGGTGATCTACGTGCAGTGTGTCGCCCTCGTCTGGAACTGCTACCTCTCCATAGTCCTCAACAAATAG
- the LOC138913801 gene encoding homeobox protein B-H1-like, with product MTAVATGTLATTAAAAATAVTAECKSTAPAGGSSANNNSVGNLNSNTSSSATNNSNGGNINIGMGMGIGIGIGDSVNGHNHHHHHHHHRHHHLLETPGSSSSAGLAAAAAAGAAITTATPGGGNTPATAAVAATAERTERRPPLLGAPPPMSAIGSSSSSNSNNHNNNNGRSAAAIAYHSLMPNYYTSTRQLHMHGHARGHGQPHPHPQTHPHPHQQPQPHPHPHPHQYQLQSLSHYHQQL from the coding sequence ATGACGGCAGTGGCAACAGGAACATTGGCGACGACGGCGGCGGCTGCAGCGACAGCGGTGACCGCAGAGTGCAAGTCAACAGCGCCGGCTGGCGGTAGCagtgccaacaacaacagcgttGGCAATTTAAatagcaacaccagcagcagtgCCACCAATAACAGCAACGGCGGCAACATTAACATCGGCATGGGCATGGGAATAGGCATAGGCATAGGCGACTCTGTGAATGGACAcaaccatcatcatcatcaccatcaccaCAGGCATCATCATCTGCTGGAAACGCCAGGTAGCAGCAGCTCGGCAGgattagcagcagcagcagcagcaggagcagcaattACAACAGCAACCCCAGGTGGTGGCAAcacaccagcaacagcagcagttgcTGCAACTGCAGAGCGAACGGAGCGAAGGCCACCGCTACTGGGGGCACCACCACCGATGTCCGCgatcggcagcagcagcagcagcaacagcaacaaccacaacaacaacaacgggcgATCGGCAGCAGCAATCGCTTATCATTCGCTGATGCCGAACTACTACACCAGCACGCGTCAGTTGCACATGCATGGTCATGCTCGGGGTCATGGGCAGCCACATCCTCATCCCCAAACCCATCCCCATCCTCACCAGCAGCCCCAACCGCACCCGCATCCCCATCCTCATCAGTACCAACTGCAGTCGCTGAGCCACTACCATCAGCAACTTTAA